Genomic window (Chryseobacterium bernardetii):
CATAGTTATTCTGGGCTGTTCCGTCAAATTTCGGGGCCACATCCTCTCCCTGGATTGTTGAAGTCTTGAAGTCAGAAACTGCAGGAACGTCTGTAATGGTATATCTTACAGGGTTCTGGGATTTCTCTTCCGGCGGATAATTTTTAATGGTTTCCACGGAAGTCTTCTTTTTCTCGATCTTCTTCACTTCCGGCTCTCTCTTTTTGTTAAGAACCAGTTTCTCCTCCTTGATCTGGGAAAACGCAAACTGCGAAACCCCTAAAAATATGATGGATAATAATTGAATTTTTCTGTTCATTACTACTTCTTGTATTTATGCATCCATGTAAATTATATCAGTAATTCTTTACATGAACAGGATACTACATTTTACTTTTTAATCTGCTTTTTAACTTCTTTAGCTTCTGCTACAATATCCGGGAAACTCTTATAGTTTGCAATAATCTGATCACACGTGTAACTTGCCTGATAGTTATCTTTCAGTCCGATATAGTTTTTAGCCATTAGTACCAGCGCTTTTGCTCCCCAAAATTCTTCAGAGGCATAGTTGTTGGCAAGCTTAAAGATGGTCTCATTGGAAGACTTGAAGGCTTTTCCTTTATTCTGATAATAAGCTTTTGCGTATAATGCTTCTGCTGCTACCGAAGTATTGGACGATTTTTCAAGAGAAGTATAAGCCGTTTGAGCATCTTTATCTTTTCCTGAATTCATAAGGCTTCTCGCCTTAATTACTTTTGCAGTTTCAATAACTGCTGCAGAGTTTTTAGAATTGGCAATAACAGCGTTCGCTAATTTTTCTGCTTCAGAGAAGTTCTTTTCATCTGCATACAGCTTCATCAACTCAACATTAGCATAGTTTTTAATGCTGATATTGGAAGAATTTTTGATGCCTTCAAGATATTTCTTAGCTTCAGCCGTATTACCCTGTGCCATGAAGATCTGCGCTAAACGGGTTTGGGCATCATCCTGATAATCATTCTGGACACCGGCTACCTCCTGTAAAACAAGCAGTGCTTTTGTAGAATTATTGGTTTGATAGTAGCTCTCTCCCAATTCATACTTAGCCTGATAAAGGCCTTCTCCTGTTGGATTTTGCGTCAGGTATTTCTCGTAATAAGAAATGGCATTTTTGTAGTCTTTCTTCGCGAAATACTGTTTTCCTGTAGATAAGTTGATCTCATCAATTTCAGAGGCATCAACATTTACTCCGATGGTTCTTGCAAAATTTTCATAGCCTGCAACATCACCATTTTTCGTGAATATAGGTTTTGCAGCCTGAACAATCTTCTGGGCATACGCTGTATTTTTATACTGCTCTCCCAACGATTTCAGTTCAGAAAGGGCCTTGTCATTCTGGTTCTGGTCAATATAATTCTGAGCTCTGTAAATAGAAGCATTGGCAATTAAGTCTTTGTCTGAAGATGTTTTAATAACTTTTCCAAAATAATCATTGGAGTTGGCAAAATCATCCTGAGCAGCATAAGCTGTACCTATTTCGTATTGAGCATCATCATAATATTCAGAATCCGGATATTTAGATAGTAAGTTTTTCAGATTGTTGATTTTCGCCTGGGTATCACCTTTAAATCCTAAAGCCATTGCTTTCTGATATAGGGTATAATCTGTAGCGTCTGCATTTTTATCATAGATTGCAATGGCTTCATTAAGATCATTATTCGCATAGTGAATATCTGCCAGACGAAGCTCTGCATCATTTTTAAATTCAGGTTTAGGATTCGCCAGGTACTGCTTGAAGTAAGTAGCAGCCTGATCGAACTTCTTAGCTTTAAAGTAAGCATATCCCAAATCATAAGGCAACTGCTGTTTTTCCGGGAAGCTTTCATTCAGAAGTTTTTCATAACGAACAATGGCAGACGGATAATTTCCTTTCTGGTAATATACCTGAGCCAGCCAGTATAAAGCCCTGCTGTTAAATTCTTTATTGATATTGAACCCTAAACTTCTTAAGAAATATTTTTCTGCTTCATCATAATTCCCTTTATTGAATTCTTCTGTTCCCAATAAATAAGAAACTTCCTGATCCACTTTGTTGATTTCAGGAGTTGAGCTTTGCAAGCGGTCAATAGCATTCAATGTTTCCTTATAGTTTCCGGAATACAGGTATGATTTCACTAACAGGGATCTCATTTCCGAGGCATTGGAAGCGTTCTGATTGTCATTGATATAATTCTGAAGAACGGTAGACGGGTTTTCAAACGGGTTTCCGATATCGTATCCAAGCTTAGCATACTGTTCATGTGCCAGCTTTTTCACTTTCGCATCATAGTCCATCTGGTAAGAAGAACGGAATGCGGAAAGAGCTTCCTGCTTTTTATCAACCGCTAAATAAGCATTCCCCAGTTGATAATAAGCATTCTGCGCTAACGCTGAATTGCTGTTCACAAGCTGGTTATAATAAGAAACTGCTTCGTCATATTTCTTCAGTTGGGCAGCAACAAATCCCATTTCATAAAGGTCATTTTCAGAAGGATTCTGCTGTACATTCAGATAATCCTTTAAATGTGGATAAGCAGCGTTATAATCTCCTTTCATGAAATAACTCTCTCCAATGATCTTATGTACTTCTGCTTTGTAGGATTCTGAAATATTTTCGTTCAATAAAGCATTCCCTTCAGAGATCGCTTTATCATAATCCTTATCATTATAATACATCTGTACATAATAAGAACGTACAAGCCTTGAGAATTTATCCTGTTCTTTTATGGAATCAAAATACTGGAAAGCCTTATCATTTTGTCTGTTGCTATAGTAGAGATGCCCCAGCATATAAGCAATATCTCCTTTCTGAGACTGATCTGCTGTTTTATACGCTTCTTCCAGAGCATCAGTGGCTCCTTTAGAGTCTCCCGTCATAAACTTGGCATAGCCCAATTTCAGAATATACTGGGTATTCTCCTCTTTTGAAAGCTGATATTGGTTTACTTTTTTCAAAGTTTCCAATGCTTTGTCAAAGTCTTTTTTTGCCAGATAATAATCTGCCAAAGGAAGATTAGCCTGGGCAAAATAGGCAGAATTAGGATATTCTTTCATGAAAGCAGTCAATCCTTCCTCAGCATGGTTTTTCTGAAGAATTACACCAATCACATTATCAAAAAACTGAGCCGCCTCCTTCTTTGAACGGGACAAATTCTGATTATAGAAATATTGTCTTGCGTATTCGTATTGGGAGGCGTTGTATATTTTAGTCTGATAAAGGTTTTCAGCTAGATTGAACCTGTAATTTTCTTTCTGTGTAAAATATTGGGACTGTTGAGCATCGGAAATTCCGAAATAGATGACCGCAGCCGCTAAAAGTATTTTTTTTGATTTCATTCTTCTTGATATAAGAAAATTAGTCTAAATAAGTTAACGAAAATATTAAAAACTTATTGTTTAAGCAAGTTTTAACAGATTTAATACTATAAAGCAATAAATTCTCAACAGTAAAAAACATTTCACTATCGCATGATAAAAATTCTTACTTTAGTCTGATAAAAATGTAAACAATTTTAGTAAACAGTTATCAAAAACATATTCTGAACTGATACTTTTTCTACAGCAGCTAAAAACATACCATAAACACCCTACAATATGAAATTTAAGATACTTTTAGCATTAATTTTTGTAAACCTCATGCAGGCGCAAAAATTTTATTTCCCGAAAACGGCAGTCACAGATTCCCTTATTTTGGAAAAGCAAATGCCTGCACTGGCAGTTCAGGTGATCTCTAACCTTCAGACTGTGAAGTATAAGCCCAAAAATGATGCAGATTTTTCGGATACCCTTTTCCGTCTGCAGATGGTAGCTAAAGAATACAAAAAATCCATTGCTACCCTCGCTGAGCATCGTAATCAGTTTGCAGACCATAATATGGCCGGATATAAATCTTTGGGATACGAAGTGTACAGCATGGCCAAATTAACAGAAGAAGCAAAAAAAACCTCTTTTTCAAAAGCACTTCAGGCCGCATTCAATGCAAAATACGAAAGTCTTGATGAACATTTGCTTCCCAGAGTTGGTCTTGCCGTTAATGGTGATGTAAATAATTTCAGAAAGTTATTGAAAAAAGCACTGAATAAACAAAAAGGAAAAGACAGTATAAATTATCCTTCGGCTCTCGCACTATGTAAAGCCTATTTAAATTATAAGACTTACTCCAGCATTCATCCTCAGATCATGCAGTTATTGAAAGTAAAGGACAATGAAAAATTCATCACAGAAACAAAAAATCTTAAAACCAACAATGGAAATACACTAACCATTACCATCATCAGAAAAAAAGAGAATAAATCTCCCCTGCCGGTTATTCTTACCAGTAATATTTATGCAGGAGAAATTGATCATTTTTTTGGAAAAAGAGCGGCTGTTTACAATTATGTGGGTGCGGTAGTCAATACCAGAGGTAAAAGAAACAGTAATGATGAAAACAATCCTTTTGAGCATGAATCGCAGGACCTTTATGAAGTGATAGATTGGGTAAGCAAACAGCCCTGGAGCAACGGCAAAGTAGGGATGATTGGCGGAAGCTATGTAGGATTCAGTCAATGGGCTGCGGTGAAAAATCTGCATCCGGCACTAAAAACCATTGTACCACAGGTTTCTGTAGGTATCGGGATTGATTATCCTGCCCAAAATAATGTATTCATGAGCTATATGCTGCAATGGATACAATATGTCACCAATAATAAGTATACTGATGAGGCAGATTTCAGTAATGCTGCAAAATGGGATTCTATCAATACAGCCTGGTATAAAAGTGGGAAAGCATTCCGGGCACTGGATACCATCAGCGGAAAGCCCAGCAAAATATTCCAGAGATGGCTGGATCATCCGTCTTACGATCAATATTGGCAGAAAATGGTTCCTTATAAAGAAGAGTTTGCCCACATCAATATTCCTATTCTCACTACTACCGGATATTATGACGATGACCAGATCGGAGCCTTATATTATTACAAGGAACATCTTAAATATAATAAAAATGCAGAGCATTACCTTGTAATAGGACCCTATAATCACGGTGGCGCACAAAGCTTTGGATTTACTTATGTGGGAGGTAAACCTATAGATCCGGTGGCCAGAATCAGCATTGATGATCTTGCATTTTCCTGGTTCGATTATATTCTTAAAAATGGTAAAAAACCAGAGATTTTAAAAGATAAAGTTAATTTTCAGGTGATGAATACCAATACATGGAAGCATGTTCCTAATCTGGACGGAATGCACACCTCCACTCTTAAATTTTATCTCAAAGACCGTAAGACCAGTCCCTCAGTATTCAGTAAGCCTGAAAGTATTGAATTTACCAAACAGGTTGTTGATTTCAAAAGCAGAGACGAAAAAGACATTTATTATAAACTAAGCAAAACAGACAGTGCAAAGGTGAATAATCTCATTCATTTTGAGAGTGAAACTTTTGATAAGGATATTATCATCAGCGGAAACCTGTCAGGATTACTTAATGTATCCGTTAATAAAAAAGATATGGATACCGATATATATCTGTATCAGGTACAGCCGGACGGAAAACCTTTTTTATTATCAACCCATACAGCAAGGGCCAGTTATGCAAAAAATAATGAGGTGCGCCAGCTTCTTCAACCGAATAAAATGGAGCAAATTCCCATCAGGCAATCGATTTTTACCAGTAAAAAGGTTGAAAAAGGAAGCAGATTACTTTTATTAGTAGGAATCAGCAAAAATCCGAACTGGCAGCTCAACTACGGAACGGGTA
Coding sequences:
- a CDS encoding tetratricopeptide repeat protein, translated to MKSKKILLAAAVIYFGISDAQQSQYFTQKENYRFNLAENLYQTKIYNASQYEYARQYFYNQNLSRSKKEAAQFFDNVIGVILQKNHAEEGLTAFMKEYPNSAYFAQANLPLADYYLAKKDFDKALETLKKVNQYQLSKEENTQYILKLGYAKFMTGDSKGATDALEEAYKTADQSQKGDIAYMLGHLYYSNRQNDKAFQYFDSIKEQDKFSRLVRSYYVQMYYNDKDYDKAISEGNALLNENISESYKAEVHKIIGESYFMKGDYNAAYPHLKDYLNVQQNPSENDLYEMGFVAAQLKKYDEAVSYYNQLVNSNSALAQNAYYQLGNAYLAVDKKQEALSAFRSSYQMDYDAKVKKLAHEQYAKLGYDIGNPFENPSTVLQNYINDNQNASNASEMRSLLVKSYLYSGNYKETLNAIDRLQSSTPEINKVDQEVSYLLGTEEFNKGNYDEAEKYFLRSLGFNINKEFNSRALYWLAQVYYQKGNYPSAIVRYEKLLNESFPEKQQLPYDLGYAYFKAKKFDQAATYFKQYLANPKPEFKNDAELRLADIHYANNDLNEAIAIYDKNADATDYTLYQKAMALGFKGDTQAKINNLKNLLSKYPDSEYYDDAQYEIGTAYAAQDDFANSNDYFGKVIKTSSDKDLIANASIYRAQNYIDQNQNDKALSELKSLGEQYKNTAYAQKIVQAAKPIFTKNGDVAGYENFARTIGVNVDASEIDEINLSTGKQYFAKKDYKNAISYYEKYLTQNPTGEGLYQAKYELGESYYQTNNSTKALLVLQEVAGVQNDYQDDAQTRLAQIFMAQGNTAEAKKYLEGIKNSSNISIKNYANVELMKLYADEKNFSEAEKLANAVIANSKNSAAVIETAKVIKARSLMNSGKDKDAQTAYTSLEKSSNTSVAAEALYAKAYYQNKGKAFKSSNETIFKLANNYASEEFWGAKALVLMAKNYIGLKDNYQASYTCDQIIANYKSFPDIVAEAKEVKKQIKK
- a CDS encoding CocE/NonD family hydrolase, translating into MKFKILLALIFVNLMQAQKFYFPKTAVTDSLILEKQMPALAVQVISNLQTVKYKPKNDADFSDTLFRLQMVAKEYKKSIATLAEHRNQFADHNMAGYKSLGYEVYSMAKLTEEAKKTSFSKALQAAFNAKYESLDEHLLPRVGLAVNGDVNNFRKLLKKALNKQKGKDSINYPSALALCKAYLNYKTYSSIHPQIMQLLKVKDNEKFITETKNLKTNNGNTLTITIIRKKENKSPLPVILTSNIYAGEIDHFFGKRAAVYNYVGAVVNTRGKRNSNDENNPFEHESQDLYEVIDWVSKQPWSNGKVGMIGGSYVGFSQWAAVKNLHPALKTIVPQVSVGIGIDYPAQNNVFMSYMLQWIQYVTNNKYTDEADFSNAAKWDSINTAWYKSGKAFRALDTISGKPSKIFQRWLDHPSYDQYWQKMVPYKEEFAHINIPILTTTGYYDDDQIGALYYYKEHLKYNKNAEHYLVIGPYNHGGAQSFGFTYVGGKPIDPVARISIDDLAFSWFDYILKNGKKPEILKDKVNFQVMNTNTWKHVPNLDGMHTSTLKFYLKDRKTSPSVFSKPESIEFTKQVVDFKSRDEKDIYYKLSKTDSAKVNNLIHFESETFDKDIIISGNLSGLLNVSVNKKDMDTDIYLYQVQPDGKPFLLSTHTARASYAKNNEVRQLLQPNKMEQIPIRQSIFTSKKVEKGSRLLLLVGISKNPNWQLNYGTGKDVSDETIKDAGEPMVVKWYNDSYVEIPVYKD